One part of the Gossypium raimondii isolate GPD5lz chromosome 1, ASM2569854v1, whole genome shotgun sequence genome encodes these proteins:
- the LOC105781725 gene encoding two-pore potassium channel 1 isoform X1: MQQQTTSAWIFQELSSVFENQIPSTYKHFYIDLQTYFPLVSLFFPYFPLVVVFMLDHFYSIISMTSNDEKALKKRSIQGCKATLVAAKCAPPEALRAGYPDLKRLGTYFGIYLGVGTVIFYALKNDIRGHKTIDFIDSLYLCVVTMTTVGYGDLVPHSYNAQLVCIFFITVGMCLFGIAVKIAAKYLVVKQQMVMVNALRMSRKIGPVEALKEIESVKIDYNKLKISLIAMAGHYVIGILVLLTIEGMDFTDAIYCAFTTMTTTGFGDETFQELFGRMFAVFWISTGTSCVGQLFLYIAEIYTDIETKKLAKQVISNNIIAKTDLEAADDIKDGKVYGAADMILYKLKEKGKIKQDDISVAMKDLNDVIKDVDVDDVTPPKSAQEK, translated from the exons ATGCAACAGCAAACGACATCAGCTTGGATCTTCCAGGAACTTTCCAGTGTATTTGAGAACCAAATTCCCTCTACATATAAGCACTTTTATATTGACTTGCAAACTTACTTCCCTCTGGTAAGTCTCTTCTTTCCCTACTTCCCTCTG GTAGTAGTCTTCATGCTGGATCACTTCTACTCAATCATTTCGATGACTTCCAATGACGAAAAGGCTCTCAAGAAAAGAAGCATTCAGGGCTGCAAAGCTACTTTGGTAGCCGCAAAATGTGCCCCTCCAGAAGCCCTCCGGGCCGGTTACCCTGATCTTAAGCGGCTTGGCACGTACTTTGGTATCTACTTGGGTGTTGGAACTGTAATCTTTTACGCATTGAAGAATGACATCAGAGGCCATAAAACAATCGATTTCATTGATTCACTTTACTTATGTGTGGTGACAATGACCACAGTTGGTTACGGAGACCTTGTCCCTCACTCTTACAATGCACAACTAGTATGCATTTTTTTCATAACCGTAGGGATGTGTCTGTTCGGAATAGCAGTGAAAATCGCTGCAAAGTACTTGGTTGTGAAACAACAAATGGTGATGGTCAATGCCCTCCGCATGTCACGAAAAATCGGTCCGGTGGAAGCCCTTAAAGAGATTGAAAGCGTCAAAATAGATTACAATAAGCTCAAGATCTCCTTGATCGCTATGGCGGGGCATTATGTCATTGGGATCTTGGTTCTACTCACCATCGAAGGAATGGACTTCACCGATGCCATCTACTGTGCATTTACAACCATGACAACCACAGGCTTCGGAGACGAGACCTTCCAAGAACTATTCGGTCGTATGTTTGCTGTATTTTGGATTTCGACCGGAACTTCCTGTGTAGGCCAGCTATTTCTCTACATTGCAGAGATATACACCGATATCGAAACAAAGAAACTGGCGAAACAGGTAATTAGCAACAACATTATAGCCAAGACAGACCTGGAGGCAGCTGATGATATTAAGGATGGCAAGGTTTATGG GGCCGCTGATATGATCTTATATaagctaaaagaaaaaggaaagatcAAACAAGATGATATTTCAGTTGCCATGAAGGATCTGAATGACGTGATCAAGGACGTTGATGTTGATGATGTAACTCCACCAAAATCAGCTCAAGAGAAGTGA
- the LOC105781748 gene encoding two-pore potassium channel 1: MACNDENEPLLSGLATPRTQKTNGDRPKKRRFRRVRSAPFADFVPTDGNREAALPRSGSIFGRLNPSLKKVALFLTLYMGLGTICFYTARTQIKGDKTNGILDALYFCVVTMTTVGYGDLVPNSDLAKLLACAFVFTGMALVGLVLTKAADYLAEKQEILLVKALHMNQKVGELQVLKEIETNRVKYKFYTTLIILVVLILTGTIFLYEVENLGLVDSFYCVCSTITTLGYGDKSFSTEGGRIFAVFWILASTICLAQCFLYVAEVNTENRQRALVKWVLSRRTTNVDLEAADIDDDGVVGAAEFVLFKLKEMGKICQQDISVIMEEFENLDVDQSGTLSVSDISEAQSVETRMP; this comes from the exons ATGGCCTGCAACGATGAAAACGAGCCTTTGCTATCAGGATTAGCGACTCCAAGAACTCAAAAGACTAATGGGGATAGACCTAAGAAGAGAAGGTTTCGACGAGTTAGGAGTGCTCCTTTTGCAGATTTTGTTCCTACTGATGGTAATAGAGAAGCTGCACTTCCACGTTCCGGGTCCATTTTCGGGAGACTTAATCCGAGTCTTAAGAAGGTAGCTCTATTTTTGACGTTATACATGGGTTTAGGCACCATTTGCTTTTATACAGCCAGGACCCAAATCAAAGGGGACAAAACAAATGGAATTCTTGATGCTCTTTATTTTTGTGTTGTTACAATGACCACTGTTGGATATGGAGACCTTGTTCCTAACAGCGACCTCGCAAAACTACTAGCCTGTGCCTTTGTCTTCACGGGAATGGCTCTGGTCGGACTTGTACTGACCAAAGCTGCTGACTACTTGGCGGAGAAGCAAGAAATATTGCTGGTTAAAGCTTTACACATGAATCAAAAAGTTGGTGAACTTCAAGTTCTTAAGGAGATTGAAACTAATAGGGTGAAATACAAGTTTTATACAACACTAATCATTCTTGTTGTGCTTATATTAACCGGGACCATCTTCCTATATGAAGTTGAGAATTTAGGCCTAGTCGATTCGTTCTACTGCGTTTGTTCTACCATTACAACCTTGGGATATGGAGATAAAAGCTTCTCAACCGAAGGAGGTCGTATTTTTGCTGTGTTTTGGATATTAGCTAGCACTATCTGCTTGGCTCAGTGTTTTCTCTATGTTGCTGAGGTAAATACAGAGAACAGACAAAGAGCACTGGTGAAATGGGTTCTTAGTCGAAGAACAACAAATGTAGATTTGGAGGCTGCTGATATTGATGATGATGGAGTTGTTGG AGCTGCTGAGTTTGTTCTATTCAAACTTAAAGAAATGGGGAAGATTTGCCAACAAGATATCTCAGTTATCATGGAGGAATTCGAGAATCTAGATGTTGACCAGTCCGGAACCTTGTCTGTATCTGATATATCTGAAGCTCAATCTGTTGAAACTAGGATGCCATAG
- the LOC105781725 gene encoding two-pore potassium channel 1 isoform X2, translating into MQQQTTSAWIFQELSSVFENQIPSTYKHFYIDLQTYFPLVVVFMLDHFYSIISMTSNDEKALKKRSIQGCKATLVAAKCAPPEALRAGYPDLKRLGTYFGIYLGVGTVIFYALKNDIRGHKTIDFIDSLYLCVVTMTTVGYGDLVPHSYNAQLVCIFFITVGMCLFGIAVKIAAKYLVVKQQMVMVNALRMSRKIGPVEALKEIESVKIDYNKLKISLIAMAGHYVIGILVLLTIEGMDFTDAIYCAFTTMTTTGFGDETFQELFGRMFAVFWISTGTSCVGQLFLYIAEIYTDIETKKLAKQVISNNIIAKTDLEAADDIKDGKVYGAADMILYKLKEKGKIKQDDISVAMKDLNDVIKDVDVDDVTPPKSAQEK; encoded by the exons ATGCAACAGCAAACGACATCAGCTTGGATCTTCCAGGAACTTTCCAGTGTATTTGAGAACCAAATTCCCTCTACATATAAGCACTTTTATATTGACTTGCAAACTTACTTCCCTCTG GTAGTAGTCTTCATGCTGGATCACTTCTACTCAATCATTTCGATGACTTCCAATGACGAAAAGGCTCTCAAGAAAAGAAGCATTCAGGGCTGCAAAGCTACTTTGGTAGCCGCAAAATGTGCCCCTCCAGAAGCCCTCCGGGCCGGTTACCCTGATCTTAAGCGGCTTGGCACGTACTTTGGTATCTACTTGGGTGTTGGAACTGTAATCTTTTACGCATTGAAGAATGACATCAGAGGCCATAAAACAATCGATTTCATTGATTCACTTTACTTATGTGTGGTGACAATGACCACAGTTGGTTACGGAGACCTTGTCCCTCACTCTTACAATGCACAACTAGTATGCATTTTTTTCATAACCGTAGGGATGTGTCTGTTCGGAATAGCAGTGAAAATCGCTGCAAAGTACTTGGTTGTGAAACAACAAATGGTGATGGTCAATGCCCTCCGCATGTCACGAAAAATCGGTCCGGTGGAAGCCCTTAAAGAGATTGAAAGCGTCAAAATAGATTACAATAAGCTCAAGATCTCCTTGATCGCTATGGCGGGGCATTATGTCATTGGGATCTTGGTTCTACTCACCATCGAAGGAATGGACTTCACCGATGCCATCTACTGTGCATTTACAACCATGACAACCACAGGCTTCGGAGACGAGACCTTCCAAGAACTATTCGGTCGTATGTTTGCTGTATTTTGGATTTCGACCGGAACTTCCTGTGTAGGCCAGCTATTTCTCTACATTGCAGAGATATACACCGATATCGAAACAAAGAAACTGGCGAAACAGGTAATTAGCAACAACATTATAGCCAAGACAGACCTGGAGGCAGCTGATGATATTAAGGATGGCAAGGTTTATGG GGCCGCTGATATGATCTTATATaagctaaaagaaaaaggaaagatcAAACAAGATGATATTTCAGTTGCCATGAAGGATCTGAATGACGTGATCAAGGACGTTGATGTTGATGATGTAACTCCACCAAAATCAGCTCAAGAGAAGTGA